In a single window of the Luteibacter rhizovicinus DSM 16549 genome:
- a CDS encoding DNA-binding protein, translating into MNTTMTVDPRERILARLRREPEFAMAMVGEAIELITEGYAEEARSVLRTLANAVGFEELARATGTHAKTLHRQLSPAGNPTMNAVALILHALMAQLSPKPVRMTVRFEEAEAA; encoded by the coding sequence ATGAACACGACAATGACAGTAGACCCGCGCGAACGAATCCTGGCGCGCCTTCGTCGCGAGCCCGAATTTGCGATGGCCATGGTCGGCGAAGCCATTGAGCTGATCACTGAAGGCTATGCGGAGGAGGCCCGTTCGGTCCTTCGCACCCTGGCCAATGCCGTTGGATTCGAGGAGTTGGCACGCGCGACGGGAACCCACGCCAAAACGCTCCACCGCCAACTGTCACCCGCAGGCAATCCCACCATGAACGCTGTCGCGTTGATTCTCCACGCACTCATGGCCCAGCTATCTCCAAAGCCCGTTCGAATGACGGTACGCTTTGAGGAAGCAGAAGCAGCCTGA
- a CDS encoding tyrosine-type recombinase/integrase, with protein MPASRLNAVITNVPDDAENDDDGAIKKNVRLTAKQVADAKPRDKEYKLKDTESLYLTVSPAGSKWWRFRYRFRGNERRTGLGTYPAVSLKEARTRRDEIRALAHRGIDPREETRRAQAKGKVADENTFQQVATLFIASRTAKWTASYRVKLQRSLEADVFPHIGSKPIREITRTELLACLKRIETERGAIDMARRVCQRCSMVFKFAIDSELCEHNIARDLPGSLSHRKVRHYSALRATDLPEFMAAMLSYEGEQQTKLAMRLLLLTFVRTNELRFATWDEMSFELARWEIPAERMKARETHVVPLSTQALEILKELKAQNVDGSKYVLPQAVNARKPMSENTILFALYRMGYKGRTTGHGFRTLASTTLNEARFPPDAVEAQLAHREPNSSRAAYNRASWLLEREVMMQAWADYLDHVGDLAEATRALRIAARKLD; from the coding sequence ATGCCAGCAAGTCGATTGAATGCCGTTATTACCAATGTTCCCGATGACGCTGAGAATGACGACGACGGCGCGATAAAAAAGAACGTCCGGCTTACTGCAAAGCAGGTTGCAGATGCCAAGCCCCGAGACAAGGAATACAAGCTTAAGGACACGGAGAGCCTTTATCTAACCGTGTCGCCGGCAGGTAGCAAATGGTGGCGATTCCGATACCGTTTCCGTGGAAACGAGCGCAGAACGGGACTGGGCACCTATCCCGCCGTCTCCTTGAAAGAAGCGCGGACGCGGCGCGATGAAATCCGAGCTCTAGCCCATCGCGGCATTGACCCCCGCGAAGAGACGCGCCGCGCTCAGGCGAAGGGCAAAGTCGCGGATGAAAACACGTTCCAACAAGTAGCAACTCTTTTCATTGCGTCCCGAACAGCCAAATGGACAGCGAGTTACAGGGTCAAGCTCCAGCGCTCATTAGAAGCGGATGTCTTCCCGCACATCGGCAGTAAGCCTATCCGCGAGATCACTCGCACGGAACTTCTCGCGTGCCTGAAGCGCATCGAGACCGAGCGCGGTGCAATCGACATGGCCAGACGGGTTTGCCAACGCTGCTCTATGGTCTTCAAGTTTGCTATTGATAGCGAACTTTGTGAGCACAACATTGCTCGCGATCTACCGGGCTCTCTGTCCCACAGGAAGGTCCGACATTATTCAGCGCTCAGAGCAACGGATCTTCCAGAGTTCATGGCAGCGATGCTCAGCTATGAAGGTGAGCAACAAACGAAACTCGCCATGAGGTTGCTCCTCCTAACCTTCGTTCGCACCAACGAGCTACGGTTCGCCACATGGGACGAGATGAGCTTTGAGCTAGCGCGGTGGGAAATTCCCGCAGAGAGGATGAAGGCAAGGGAGACGCACGTGGTCCCGCTATCAACTCAAGCGCTGGAGATCCTTAAAGAGTTGAAAGCGCAGAACGTTGACGGGAGCAAATATGTGCTTCCTCAGGCCGTCAACGCGAGGAAACCAATGTCTGAGAACACGATCCTGTTTGCACTATATCGGATGGGCTACAAAGGCCGGACGACAGGTCACGGGTTTAGAACCCTTGCATCGACCACGCTAAATGAGGCCAGATTTCCGCCAGACGCGGTAGAAGCACAATTGGCACATCGCGAGCCTAACAGCTCCCGAGCAGCGTACAACCGGGCCAGCTGGCTCTTGGAGCGCGAAGTAATGATGCAAGCTTGGGCCGACTACCTCGACCACGTCGGTGACCTCGCTGAGGCGACCAGAGCGTTACGGATTGCCGCAAGAAAACTGGATTAG
- a CDS encoding helix-turn-helix transcriptional regulator, translating to MNNESNNSSRLIRRWHVQSMIGLSTSQIYKMMAEGTFPEPVRLTKRSVAWREAEVVDWMASRSVVSRRAA from the coding sequence ATGAATAATGAAAGCAACAACTCCTCTCGCCTGATCCGCCGCTGGCATGTGCAAAGCATGATCGGCCTTTCAACCTCGCAGATTTACAAGATGATGGCCGAGGGTACATTCCCTGAACCAGTACGTCTTACCAAGCGATCGGTCGCTTGGCGGGAAGCAGAGGTGGTCGACTGGATGGCGTCACGATCAGTCGTTTCCCGTCGGGCAGCGTAG
- a CDS encoding helix-turn-helix domain-containing protein, whose protein sequence is MQESKQSEPKEDFGIVAKRLRLAREAAGLSQRELGVRAGLDASVASPRINQYERGKHVPNTAVLGQVGKQLNVPVAYFYANDDDLALFIVRYHRASSAQRVKLEDEARKIFGIS, encoded by the coding sequence GTGCAGGAGTCGAAACAAAGCGAGCCAAAGGAGGACTTCGGGATCGTTGCGAAGAGGCTCCGGCTTGCCAGAGAAGCCGCTGGGCTTTCACAACGAGAGCTAGGCGTCAGGGCTGGTCTAGATGCATCCGTGGCGTCACCCCGCATCAATCAGTACGAGCGGGGAAAGCACGTGCCGAATACGGCGGTGCTTGGGCAGGTCGGTAAGCAGTTAAACGTACCTGTCGCTTATTTCTATGCAAATGATGATGATCTCGCGCTTTTTATCGTGCGATACCATCGGGCGAGCAGCGCTCAACGCGTAAAGCTGGAAGACGAAGCTCGAAAAATTTTCGGCATTTCGTGA
- a CDS encoding energy transducer TonB — MKEAAPYPSQAIRLGHEGVVTLLLTFGRSGTPIDIQIDESSGFRELDKAAQDSARSWRVTNAECMSAKSAMVRVPVDFNLHKH, encoded by the coding sequence ATGAAAGAAGCTGCGCCTTATCCCTCACAGGCGATACGTCTCGGACACGAGGGGGTGGTCACTCTTTTATTGACGTTCGGCAGGTCGGGCACACCGATAGACATTCAAATTGACGAAAGCAGCGGCTTTCGAGAGCTCGATAAGGCGGCGCAAGATTCAGCACGAAGTTGGCGCGTAACCAATGCAGAGTGCATGTCCGCGAAGAGTGCGATGGTTCGCGTCCCCGTCGACTTCAACCTCCATAAGCATTGA
- a CDS encoding HNH endonuclease, with protein sequence MRCIFCKNFCSEDKSVEHIVPESLGNVRHILPIGAVCDRCNNYFSRKVEQPLLASPMFRLLRAAVGVPNKRGTIPSWQPGDGTSLPDQRLMGRFLAKVGLEVLALRTLSVPKWNEHLVGQAELDELRRFARYNEGPDWPFTVRAIHPVNGVFEEGDGFFEVLHEFDLLMSESSEIYLVISLFGTEMVINLGGREIDGYGRWLVTNNGVSPLYSGKNAERIA encoded by the coding sequence ATGCGCTGCATCTTCTGCAAGAACTTCTGCTCAGAAGATAAATCGGTCGAGCACATCGTTCCGGAGTCGCTTGGAAACGTGAGGCATATCCTGCCCATCGGCGCTGTTTGCGACAGATGCAATAACTACTTCTCAAGAAAAGTCGAGCAGCCACTGCTGGCGTCACCCATGTTTCGATTGCTTAGGGCGGCCGTTGGTGTTCCAAACAAGCGCGGGACTATTCCATCGTGGCAACCCGGAGACGGAACGTCTCTACCTGACCAAAGGTTGATGGGAAGATTCCTAGCCAAAGTTGGTCTTGAGGTGCTCGCACTGAGAACACTTTCGGTGCCTAAATGGAACGAGCATCTCGTCGGTCAGGCTGAGCTAGACGAGTTACGTCGCTTTGCCAGATACAACGAGGGACCTGATTGGCCTTTTACGGTTCGTGCAATACACCCCGTAAATGGTGTCTTTGAGGAGGGCGACGGTTTTTTTGAGGTGCTTCACGAATTTGACCTCTTGATGAGCGAGTCTTCGGAGATCTACCTTGTGATTTCGCTGTTCGGTACAGAGATGGTGATCAACCTAGGCGGACGAGAGATCGACGGTTACGGGCGTTGGCTTGTTACAAACAATGGGGTTTCACCCCTCTACTCAGGAAAAAATGCGGAGCGGATTGCCTGA
- a CDS encoding ASCH domain-containing protein codes for MKVLLSIKPEYAEKILLGEKRFEFRKAVPKNAAVRTIVIYATMPVGKVVGEFEVGGILAERPRNIWSMTSAFAGITKRFFNEYFEGRTTAYAIKVKSPKRYDKPLDLSSVLTSGIPPQSFCYLH; via the coding sequence ATGAAAGTCTTGTTGTCAATTAAGCCGGAGTATGCAGAAAAGATACTTCTTGGTGAGAAACGGTTTGAGTTCCGCAAGGCGGTGCCAAAGAACGCAGCTGTGAGGACCATCGTGATTTACGCCACAATGCCGGTGGGGAAGGTTGTGGGGGAGTTCGAAGTCGGCGGAATCCTCGCCGAGCGCCCTAGGAATATATGGTCGATGACCTCAGCGTTCGCGGGAATAACTAAACGTTTTTTCAACGAATACTTCGAAGGTCGGACGACTGCTTATGCGATCAAGGTCAAGAGCCCTAAGCGATACGATAAACCCCTCGACCTGTCATCGGTGTTGACGAGCGGAATTCCGCCCCAGTCCTTTTGTTACCTCCACTGA
- a CDS encoding N-acetyltransferase — protein MSVVGNCGVTSPDEGHAAAQRAQPVRTTLQGRKEAMGLEMRAFKDIDLNDPFFDSLKADYKEFPDWFAKKAAGGDDAYIFLSDTGGLDGFLYLKVEDGALNDVVPALPPRPRLKVGTMKINPHGTRLGERFIKKIFDHALAKKVEEIYVTVFEHHSKLINMFAEYGFHALAFKTTANGTEQVLVRNIHAPFKDVTTSYPLVKTGNSTVFQVAIEPKWHTKLFPDSILRNESASIVEDVSHTNSIHKVYLAGMHGMEKLRRGDVILIYRKSDGAAPARYRSVATSVCVMEEYRSLGSFADKASFLAYCRPYSVFTDAELDYLWQVKKYHHVIRFTYNFALKKRVTRGDMIDLAGVSESAYAGFLELTHDQFKKILQLGEADESLVVN, from the coding sequence ATGTCGGTTGTAGGGAACTGCGGAGTCACCTCCCCGGATGAAGGGCATGCGGCGGCGCAGCGTGCGCAGCCAGTCAGGACAACACTACAGGGGCGAAAGGAAGCTATGGGCTTGGAAATGAGAGCGTTCAAGGATATCGATCTCAATGATCCATTCTTCGATTCACTTAAGGCTGATTACAAGGAGTTCCCTGATTGGTTCGCCAAGAAAGCTGCCGGGGGTGACGATGCGTACATTTTCTTGAGTGATACGGGAGGCCTCGATGGCTTCTTGTACCTAAAGGTTGAGGATGGCGCGCTCAATGACGTAGTTCCCGCGCTGCCGCCTCGGCCTCGTTTGAAGGTGGGGACGATGAAGATCAATCCCCATGGGACGCGATTGGGCGAGCGATTCATCAAGAAGATATTCGACCATGCTCTAGCAAAAAAGGTTGAAGAAATCTACGTCACGGTGTTCGAACACCATTCTAAGTTGATCAACATGTTTGCCGAGTATGGTTTCCACGCCTTAGCGTTCAAGACCACAGCAAATGGAACTGAGCAAGTATTGGTGCGGAACATTCATGCACCTTTCAAAGACGTTACCACCAGCTACCCGTTGGTGAAGACAGGCAACAGCACAGTCTTTCAGGTCGCCATTGAGCCAAAGTGGCACACTAAGCTGTTCCCCGACTCGATTCTGAGGAACGAGAGCGCGTCCATCGTCGAAGACGTGTCACATACAAATAGCATCCACAAGGTCTACCTCGCTGGAATGCATGGTATGGAGAAGTTGCGGCGCGGTGACGTCATTCTTATCTATAGAAAAAGTGACGGTGCGGCGCCTGCTCGCTATCGCTCTGTCGCGACGTCTGTCTGCGTCATGGAAGAGTACCGTAGCCTTGGTAGCTTCGCGGACAAAGCCAGCTTCCTAGCCTATTGTAGGCCGTATAGCGTATTTACCGATGCAGAACTGGATTACCTCTGGCAAGTCAAGAAGTATCACCACGTCATTCGCTTCACGTACAACTTTGCACTGAAAAAAAGAGTTACGCGCGGCGACATGATCGATCTGGCTGGTGTGAGCGAATCCGCCTACGCAGGGTTCCTTGAGCTTACACATGATCAATTTAAGAAGATCTTGCAGCTAGGAGAAGCAGATGAAAGTCTTGTTGTCAATTAA
- a CDS encoding recombinase family protein yields the protein MSEIVGYARVSSAGQSLDIQRDKLDAFGCTRIFSEKRSGRQADSRPELQACLQFLREGDTLVISRLDRMARSILDLSKISDLLKKKGVVLKVLDQAIDTGTSEGMLMFSLLGAFAQFENDIRAERQIDGIAKAKEKGIPFGRKRALTPEQCEKIRTLREEEKFSISQLAERFCVGPATIYRALQGAVR from the coding sequence ATGAGTGAGATCGTTGGATACGCACGAGTGAGTAGCGCAGGTCAGTCGCTGGACATCCAGCGCGACAAGCTCGACGCCTTCGGCTGCACCCGTATCTTCTCCGAGAAGCGGTCTGGTAGGCAGGCCGACAGCCGCCCTGAGTTACAGGCTTGCCTACAGTTTCTTAGGGAAGGAGACACATTGGTGATCTCGCGACTCGACCGCATGGCCCGGTCGATCTTGGATCTGTCTAAGATTTCGGATCTCCTCAAGAAGAAGGGTGTGGTACTGAAGGTTCTTGATCAGGCGATCGACACCGGCACATCAGAGGGAATGCTGATGTTTAGCCTGCTTGGAGCCTTCGCGCAATTCGAGAACGATATTCGCGCCGAGCGCCAAATTGACGGTATTGCGAAGGCGAAAGAGAAAGGAATTCCCTTTGGTCGCAAAAGAGCGCTGACCCCCGAGCAGTGCGAGAAAATCAGAACGCTGCGCGAAGAGGAAAAGTTCTCCATCTCTCAGCTAGCCGAACGGTTTTGCGTAGGTCCTGCGACAATTTATAGAGCACTTCAAGGAGCTGTTCGATAA
- a CDS encoding DUF262 domain-containing protein yields MAAQDGFEFKEEVDAELDPAQTRAFSEAVLHSADWTVETIVAQLAKGNIELNPRFQRRDAWSSRRKSLFIESLILGLPVPQIVLAEKQGHRGRYIVLDGKQRLLSLLQFAGLADPDAPNNSFRLSGLEARADLARKSYRDLTDDPALDADLNAFSNYTIRTVVIRNWPSFDFLHLVFLRLNTGSVKLSPQELRQALFPGAFSDAVDDAAGESPILRILLSRTSPDPRMRDVELLVRYLAFLMFLPTYAGRMKDFLDSACGTLNAEWDERSAAVEAAIERFEQAGTLLIEIFGANSIARKTGSRSFNRAIFDTLLFYTVDERIADAMAADTQGVRETYARVLEDAGFLDAIDSDTAGVPHTLDRLRIWGEALRQQLALDFRIPEAAVIQLGDGRTRAGITFDGFWAD; encoded by the coding sequence ATGGCTGCGCAAGACGGCTTCGAATTCAAAGAGGAGGTCGATGCCGAACTTGACCCCGCACAGACAAGAGCTTTTTCGGAAGCTGTACTTCATTCAGCCGACTGGACCGTCGAGACCATCGTTGCGCAGCTTGCAAAGGGCAACATCGAACTCAATCCTAGGTTCCAGCGTCGGGACGCGTGGTCGTCCCGACGAAAGAGCCTCTTCATTGAATCGTTGATCTTAGGGTTGCCGGTTCCTCAGATAGTTCTCGCGGAGAAGCAAGGACATCGAGGCCGCTACATCGTGCTTGACGGAAAGCAACGTCTACTATCGCTGCTGCAATTTGCCGGGCTAGCCGATCCCGATGCGCCGAATAATAGTTTCAGACTGTCTGGCCTAGAGGCTCGGGCAGATCTCGCGCGTAAGTCGTATCGAGATCTCACTGATGACCCCGCCCTCGACGCAGATCTAAATGCGTTCTCGAACTACACGATTCGAACAGTCGTAATTCGAAACTGGCCAAGCTTCGACTTCCTGCACTTAGTCTTCCTAAGACTGAATACGGGGAGTGTCAAGCTGTCGCCTCAGGAGCTGCGACAAGCACTTTTCCCGGGAGCCTTCTCCGATGCCGTTGATGACGCGGCAGGCGAGTCTCCCATCTTGCGCATCCTGCTATCACGAACCAGTCCCGACCCGAGAATGCGTGACGTCGAGCTACTGGTGCGGTATCTAGCATTTCTGATGTTTCTGCCGACATATGCAGGAAGAATGAAAGATTTCTTGGATTCTGCCTGCGGCACGTTGAATGCAGAATGGGATGAGCGCAGTGCAGCAGTTGAGGCCGCCATCGAGAGATTCGAGCAAGCCGGCACTCTTTTGATCGAAATCTTCGGCGCAAACTCCATCGCGCGGAAGACCGGCAGCCGATCGTTCAACAGGGCAATCTTCGATACCCTCCTTTTTTATACTGTGGACGAGCGCATTGCTGACGCCATGGCGGCTGACACGCAAGGCGTACGTGAGACGTACGCAAGAGTCCTAGAGGACGCTGGATTCTTGGATGCAATCGACAGCGATACGGCAGGCGTTCCGCATACCCTCGATCGCCTTCGGATCTGGGGCGAAGCACTGCGGCAACAGCTCGCTCTCGACTTCCGCATCCCAGAAGCCGCAGTCATTCAACTAGGTGACGGGAGGACCCGGGCGGGCATCACATTCGATGGGTTTTGGGCCGATTAA
- a CDS encoding HNH endonuclease: protein MLNLSVNREAQNKAFPMKKKLLIENTNLSLNVKLIGFGQWDEEAILQRGKWLPYFTVGTDCPQLPSRHNSARQRGEHCRSVELRLPVLITKALADNGYDLVSVASNDWFVAGISGSPAKVLVWADEAGVMLALPEPNMAARIGLTLSDRAPPLGMTSIGVARGAAQVYEALRLLHSLQTHPATVLSSRLEARLAAMPATERTREVRQRIGQDVFREALMDLWQGRCAVTGLAPPPELLRASHAKPWAKASDTERLDPFNGLLLSVHLDAMFDSGLIGFSDEGALLCSQRLEMVVRPHFGIESGLRLRAHTPGHLPYLAWHREFIFRREGE, encoded by the coding sequence TTGCTCAACTTGAGTGTCAACCGGGAAGCTCAGAATAAGGCTTTCCCCATGAAGAAAAAGCTCCTGATCGAAAATACCAACTTAAGCCTCAACGTGAAGCTGATTGGCTTCGGTCAATGGGACGAAGAGGCGATCCTCCAACGTGGCAAGTGGTTACCCTATTTTACAGTGGGCACAGATTGCCCCCAACTACCATCGAGGCACAATTCTGCTAGGCAACGGGGCGAGCATTGCCGTAGCGTCGAGCTTCGGCTACCCGTGCTGATAACCAAGGCATTGGCAGACAATGGCTACGACTTGGTATCGGTGGCCAGTAACGACTGGTTCGTCGCCGGGATCAGCGGGTCACCCGCCAAGGTGCTGGTATGGGCTGACGAGGCAGGTGTGATGCTGGCCCTGCCGGAACCCAACATGGCGGCACGGATCGGCTTGACTCTGTCTGATCGAGCACCGCCCTTGGGAATGACCAGCATAGGGGTAGCAAGAGGTGCGGCGCAGGTTTACGAGGCCTTGCGCCTCCTCCATTCGCTTCAAACGCATCCTGCGACCGTTCTGTCTTCTCGACTTGAGGCGCGATTGGCGGCGATGCCCGCGACCGAACGAACGCGCGAAGTGCGCCAACGGATCGGTCAGGACGTTTTTCGCGAAGCCCTGATGGATCTCTGGCAGGGCCGCTGTGCTGTGACCGGCCTAGCACCACCGCCAGAGTTGCTGCGGGCCAGTCACGCTAAACCTTGGGCAAAGGCTAGTGATACTGAAAGGTTGGATCCGTTCAACGGCCTGCTGCTGTCCGTCCATTTGGACGCGATGTTCGACTCGGGCTTGATCGGCTTCAGTGACGAGGGAGCGCTGTTGTGCTCGCAACGCTTGGAGATGGTGGTCCGCCCACATTTCGGTATTGAAAGCGGGCTCCGACTTCGAGCACATACGCCGGGTCATTTGCCGTACCTCGCTTGGCATCGGGAGTTCATATTCCGCCGCGAGGGCGAGTAA
- a CDS encoding DUF1330 domain-containing protein produces MVSLSPAAIDAFLSEDDDSSVVMLNLLRFEPDGGRERYLDYLAMAKPVLARFGAKILFGGDGLALLTTGQAQQWDAVILVQYPRRSAFREMVGDAEYQVAFQVGQAAIADIVLQPLKSMDGLA; encoded by the coding sequence ATGGTCTCGTTGTCACCTGCCGCCATTGATGCGTTCCTCAGCGAAGACGACGATTCATCCGTCGTCATGTTGAATCTCCTCCGGTTCGAGCCAGATGGCGGCCGCGAGAGGTACCTCGACTACCTGGCAATGGCTAAACCGGTCCTGGCTCGGTTTGGTGCAAAGATCCTTTTCGGCGGCGATGGGCTCGCTTTGCTTACGACGGGGCAAGCGCAGCAGTGGGACGCCGTCATTCTGGTGCAGTACCCCCGCCGGTCCGCCTTCAGGGAAATGGTTGGCGATGCGGAATACCAGGTCGCGTTTCAGGTAGGCCAGGCAGCCATTGCCGACATCGTGCTGCAGCCGTTGAAGTCCATGGACGGTCTTGCATGA
- a CDS encoding multicopper oxidase family protein → MDHSRRRFLGVAGGFAGACVFVEPWRVAQAMESPMAMPMTQRMAMPGLAAPNVPLVNPVTMAKFVDALPVPPIAVPTGTRTHAAFGSRPLPFYRMPMRAFSARVHRDLPPTPQWGYAGSTPGPTIVTRRGEPVLVEWANELPTRHFLPIDHNIHGAETSKPDVRTITHVHGARVSAPNDGWPEDWYVPGKSLTALYPGDQDATTLWYHDHAMGITRLNIYAGLFGGFHVHDDDEQALGLPSGEFDIPLMLYDRLLAKSGKLYYPVSDDPEAPWVSECRGDAVLCNGKLYPYLDVEPRRYRLRLINAANTSFFNLSLSHGKPFQQIGSDQGLLAAPTDRLNIELYPAERAEVIVDFSAYAGQSVQLRHQADGIVEFRVRAKGRRDTSVVPAALRPVQRIDPSTAVQDRVLALGEQDDSGGNPMTMLLDGKMWSDPISEKPRKGTVETWTFVNVTGDAHPIHLHLVRFQVLERRPFDLFAWNARKELKFTGPSIRPAAHEAGWKDTVRCDPGMVTRIITRFDGEPGKYVWHCHYLEHEDNEMMRPYELV, encoded by the coding sequence ATGGATCATTCCCGACGCCGTTTCCTGGGGGTCGCCGGCGGATTCGCCGGTGCATGCGTCTTCGTCGAACCATGGCGCGTCGCCCAGGCGATGGAGTCGCCGATGGCCATGCCGATGACGCAACGGATGGCCATGCCGGGCCTGGCCGCGCCGAACGTGCCGCTGGTGAACCCGGTAACCATGGCAAAGTTCGTCGATGCCCTGCCGGTGCCACCGATCGCCGTGCCTACGGGCACGCGTACCCACGCCGCATTCGGAAGCCGGCCGTTGCCCTTCTATCGCATGCCGATGCGTGCCTTCAGTGCCAGGGTGCACCGGGATCTGCCGCCGACGCCGCAATGGGGTTACGCAGGGTCCACGCCGGGCCCCACGATCGTCACGCGCCGCGGCGAGCCGGTACTGGTGGAATGGGCCAACGAGCTTCCCACACGGCATTTCCTGCCGATCGATCACAACATTCATGGCGCGGAGACATCCAAACCCGACGTTCGCACCATCACCCATGTGCACGGCGCGCGCGTTTCCGCGCCGAACGACGGTTGGCCGGAAGACTGGTACGTGCCGGGTAAATCGCTGACCGCCCTGTACCCCGGTGACCAGGACGCCACCACCTTGTGGTACCACGATCACGCCATGGGCATCACGCGGCTGAACATCTACGCGGGCCTGTTCGGCGGCTTTCATGTGCACGACGACGACGAGCAGGCCCTGGGGCTGCCCTCGGGTGAATTCGATATTCCGTTGATGCTTTACGACCGCCTGCTCGCCAAGAGCGGCAAGCTTTACTACCCGGTATCGGACGATCCCGAAGCACCCTGGGTGTCCGAATGCCGCGGCGACGCGGTGCTGTGCAACGGCAAGCTGTATCCATATCTCGACGTGGAGCCGCGCCGCTACCGTTTGCGACTGATCAACGCGGCCAATACCAGCTTCTTCAACCTGTCGCTGTCACATGGCAAGCCGTTCCAGCAGATCGGCAGCGACCAGGGGCTGCTGGCAGCACCCACCGATCGCCTGAACATCGAACTCTATCCGGCCGAACGTGCCGAGGTGATCGTCGACTTCAGTGCCTATGCGGGCCAGTCCGTGCAGCTACGCCACCAGGCCGACGGCATCGTCGAGTTCCGCGTTCGCGCCAAGGGTCGCCGCGACACCTCGGTGGTACCGGCGGCGTTGCGTCCGGTCCAGCGCATCGATCCTTCCACGGCGGTGCAGGACCGCGTGCTTGCACTGGGCGAGCAGGACGATTCGGGCGGCAATCCGATGACGATGCTGCTCGATGGAAAGATGTGGAGCGATCCCATCAGCGAAAAACCCAGGAAGGGCACGGTGGAAACCTGGACGTTCGTCAATGTGACGGGCGACGCGCATCCCATCCACCTGCACCTTGTGCGCTTCCAGGTACTGGAGCGCCGTCCGTTCGATCTCTTCGCGTGGAACGCCCGCAAGGAACTGAAGTTCACCGGGCCATCGATACGGCCGGCCGCGCACGAAGCCGGCTGGAAAGACACCGTGCGCTGCGACCCCGGGATGGTCACCCGCATCATCACGCGCTTCGACGGCGAGCCAGGTAAATACGTCTGGCATTGCCATTACCTCGAGCACGAAGACAACGAAATGATGCGCCCCTACGAACTGGTTTGA